One part of the Anser cygnoides isolate HZ-2024a breed goose chromosome 9, Taihu_goose_T2T_genome, whole genome shotgun sequence genome encodes these proteins:
- the RPL22L1 gene encoding ribosomal protein eL22-like: MGAQKDRKAKKATWKFCLDLTHPVEDGIFDSGNFEQFLKEKVKVNGKTGNLGNTVHIERLKNKITVTSEKQFSKRYLKYLTKKYLKKNNLRDWLRVVASDKETYELRYFQISQDEEGSESEE; the protein is encoded by the exons aTGGGAGCG cAAAAGGACAGGAAGGCTAAGAAGGCGACGTGGAAATTCTGCCTCGACTTGACCCACCCTGTCGAAGATGGGATCTTCGATTCCGGGAACTTT GAACAGTTCCTAAAGGAGAAGGTTAAGGTCAATGGAAAAACGGGAAACTTGGGAAACACCGTTCACATTGAGCGTTTGAAGAACAAGATCACGGTGACATCTGAGAAGCAGTTTTCTAAAAG GTACCTGAAATACCTCACAAAGAAGTACCTCAAGAAGAACAACCTTCGTGACTGGCTTCGTGTGGTTGCATCTGACAAGGAGACGTATGAGCTACGCTACTTCCAAATCAGTCAAGATGAAGAAGGATCAGAATCTGAGGAATGA